Proteins found in one Geomonas subterranea genomic segment:
- the flgC gene encoding flagellar basal body rod protein FlgC, with translation MDFFTSMDISASALAAERTRMNLISSNLANVNSTRTAEGGPYRRKDAVFTATPVKEGNSFGAALSRANEAKSVQVTQINEDQRPPRLQYEPGHPDADGNGYVAYPNVNVVEEMADMITASRSYEANITATNAAKSMALKTLDLLR, from the coding sequence ATGGACTTTTTCACCTCCATGGACATCAGCGCCTCGGCACTCGCCGCCGAGCGTACCAGGATGAACCTGATCTCCTCCAACCTGGCCAACGTCAATTCCACCAGGACCGCGGAGGGGGGACCCTACCGGCGCAAGGATGCGGTGTTCACCGCCACCCCGGTCAAGGAGGGGAACTCCTTCGGCGCGGCACTCTCCCGCGCCAACGAGGCCAAGAGCGTGCAGGTTACCCAGATCAACGAGGACCAGAGGCCCCCGCGGCTGCAGTACGAGCCGGGGCACCCGGACGCGGACGGGAACGGCTACGTGGCGTATCCCAACGTCAACGTGGTCGAGGAGATGGCCGACATGATCACGGCCAGTCGCAGCTACGAGGCGAACATAACGGCGACCAACGCGGCCAAGAGCATGGCACTGAAAACGCTCGACCTGCTGCGCTAG
- the fliE gene encoding flagellar hook-basal body complex protein FliE, whose product MEISALTKVGGLSEAFPTQETQGIQGAQSNPTVGFGKFLEEMVSKVNEQQGAADRSIQGLATGESKGLHEVMLAVEKASISFQMLTQVRNKAVEAYQEIMRMPV is encoded by the coding sequence ATGGAAATATCGGCACTTACCAAGGTAGGCGGGCTCTCCGAGGCTTTTCCCACCCAAGAGACGCAGGGAATCCAGGGGGCGCAAAGCAACCCCACCGTCGGCTTCGGCAAGTTTCTGGAGGAGATGGTCTCCAAGGTGAACGAGCAGCAGGGCGCCGCCGACCGTTCCATCCAGGGGCTGGCCACCGGCGAGAGCAAGGGGCTGCACGAGGTGATGCTCGCGGTGGAAAAAGCCAGCATCTCGTTCCAGATGCTGACCCAGGTGCGCAACAAGGCGGTCGAGGCGTACCAGGAGATCATGAGGATGCCGGTATAA
- the fliF gene encoding flagellar basal-body MS-ring/collar protein FliF, translating into MPEGLKKLLEPFLALSNGKRLVVAGVALASLLAFGALITVANKTDYRPLFANLNSDDAGEIVKKLKEQKVPYQIAADGKAILVPSDKVYDLRLSMASDGLPQGGGVGYEIFDRKNFGMTEFVQKLNYQRALQGELSRTISQIAGVESARVHLAIPEKTLFKEAEKPATASVVLKMKSNRMLREGEVQGIVHLIAASIEGMDPEQVTVLDSRGKMLSGNTPSDPASKLTGSRQETQRNFEKTQEDKLQSLLDRVVGSGKCVARVTANFDFKQVEKYEERYDPESAAVRSEQRSEEKGGTTTTASGVPGAQTNLGRNAPGAPGQSGGGSKTDETLNYEVSRSTARIIEPVGALSKVSIAVLVDGKYDLPVGAKPGATPKYQPRTPDEMQKIEALVKSAVGFNAERGDQVTVANIPFQETGDTGGEAPKWYDAPIVQALIKNGLIGLGFLALILFVIRPLLKTLKSEKPASSSFLPIQDEAENAHMLEMQKIAQEKMRVTQIELVEKVKQDPYQAAQILQNWLSRKE; encoded by the coding sequence ATGCCGGAAGGGCTTAAAAAACTGCTGGAACCTTTTCTCGCTCTGTCGAACGGGAAGCGCCTGGTCGTCGCGGGGGTGGCGCTCGCGTCGCTGCTCGCCTTCGGGGCGCTGATCACGGTGGCGAACAAGACCGACTACCGCCCGCTGTTCGCCAACCTGAACAGCGACGACGCCGGCGAGATCGTCAAAAAATTGAAGGAGCAGAAGGTCCCGTACCAGATCGCCGCCGACGGCAAGGCCATCCTGGTCCCGTCGGACAAGGTGTACGACCTGAGGCTCTCCATGGCGAGCGACGGGCTGCCGCAGGGTGGCGGCGTCGGCTACGAGATCTTCGACCGCAAGAACTTCGGCATGACCGAGTTCGTGCAGAAGCTGAACTACCAGCGCGCCCTGCAGGGCGAGCTCTCCCGCACCATCTCCCAGATCGCCGGCGTCGAGTCGGCCCGGGTGCACCTGGCCATCCCGGAGAAGACCCTGTTCAAGGAGGCGGAGAAACCCGCCACCGCATCGGTCGTCCTCAAGATGAAATCGAACCGGATGCTCAGGGAAGGGGAGGTGCAGGGGATCGTGCACCTGATCGCCGCCTCCATCGAGGGGATGGACCCGGAGCAGGTGACCGTCCTGGACAGCCGGGGCAAGATGCTCTCCGGCAACACCCCCTCCGACCCGGCCAGCAAGCTGACCGGCTCCCGCCAAGAGACCCAGCGCAACTTCGAGAAGACCCAGGAGGACAAGCTGCAGTCGCTTCTGGACCGCGTGGTTGGCTCCGGCAAGTGCGTGGCCCGTGTCACCGCCAACTTCGACTTCAAGCAGGTCGAGAAATACGAGGAGCGCTACGATCCCGAGTCCGCCGCGGTGAGAAGCGAGCAGAGAAGCGAGGAGAAGGGGGGGACCACGACCACCGCCTCCGGCGTCCCCGGCGCGCAGACCAACCTCGGGCGCAACGCACCGGGAGCCCCCGGCCAGAGCGGCGGCGGCTCCAAGACCGACGAGACCTTGAACTACGAGGTGAGCCGTTCCACCGCCCGCATCATCGAGCCGGTGGGGGCGCTTTCCAAGGTGTCCATCGCCGTTTTGGTGGACGGCAAGTACGACCTCCCGGTTGGGGCGAAGCCGGGTGCCACGCCCAAGTACCAGCCCCGGACCCCGGACGAGATGCAGAAGATCGAGGCGCTGGTGAAGAGCGCGGTCGGCTTCAACGCAGAGCGCGGCGACCAGGTGACCGTGGCCAACATCCCGTTCCAGGAGACCGGCGATACCGGTGGCGAGGCCCCGAAGTGGTACGACGCTCCCATCGTGCAGGCCCTGATCAAGAACGGACTGATCGGCCTGGGGTTCCTGGCCCTGATACTGTTCGTGATCCGGCCGCTTTTGAAGACGCTGAAGAGCGAGAAGCCCGCCTCCTCCTCATTCCTCCCGATCCAGGACGAGGCCGAGAACGCCCACATGCTCGAGATGCAGAAGATCGCCCAGGAGAAGATGCGGGTGACCCAGATCGAGCTGGTGGAGAAGGTGAAACAGGACCCCTACCAGGCCGCCCAGATCCTGCAGAACTGGCTGTCGCGCAAGGAGTAG
- the fliG gene encoding flagellar motor switch protein FliG gives MTGAEKAAILLLYLGPEATAKVFGHMDDGDIKRISQSMSKLGHVPREEIASVVEEFTDITNPETGFFSQGEEFVKKILEKALGPLRAETLLQEIRTSGIGDMADILSTMDPRTIANFFSQEHPQTIAVVLAKLKPKQTSEIIALLPQELQAEVVIRIAEVDQVSPEILAEIDEVIRVELTALGGVQRFKVGGVEKVVDMFAHLDRSREKKILDKLDTMNPPLAEVIRKHLFTFEDIFKLDDRAIQSIMREVSNDTLTLAMKTSVDEVKDKIFRNISSRAAEMIKEDLEVMGPVRLSDVEKAQSEIIKIVRKMEEEGKVVIAGRGAEDVLV, from the coding sequence ATGACCGGAGCCGAGAAGGCCGCCATACTCCTTTTGTACCTGGGCCCCGAGGCGACCGCCAAGGTATTCGGGCATATGGATGACGGCGACATCAAGCGGATCAGCCAGAGCATGTCCAAGCTCGGCCACGTCCCGCGCGAGGAGATCGCCTCGGTGGTGGAGGAGTTCACCGACATCACCAACCCGGAGACCGGCTTCTTTTCCCAGGGTGAGGAGTTCGTCAAGAAGATCCTCGAGAAGGCCCTGGGTCCGCTGCGGGCCGAGACCCTCCTGCAGGAGATCCGCACCTCCGGTATCGGCGACATGGCCGACATCCTCTCCACCATGGACCCCCGCACCATCGCCAACTTCTTCTCCCAGGAGCACCCGCAGACCATCGCCGTGGTGCTGGCGAAGTTAAAGCCCAAGCAGACCAGCGAGATCATCGCCCTTCTGCCGCAGGAGCTGCAGGCCGAGGTGGTGATAAGGATCGCCGAGGTGGACCAGGTCTCCCCCGAGATCCTGGCCGAGATCGACGAGGTGATCCGGGTGGAGCTGACCGCCCTTGGTGGGGTGCAGCGCTTCAAGGTCGGCGGCGTCGAGAAGGTGGTGGACATGTTCGCACACCTGGACAGAAGCCGCGAGAAGAAGATCCTGGACAAGCTCGACACCATGAACCCGCCGCTGGCCGAGGTGATCAGGAAGCACCTGTTCACCTTCGAGGACATCTTCAAGCTGGACGACCGCGCCATCCAGTCGATCATGCGCGAGGTCTCCAACGACACCCTGACCCTGGCCATGAAGACCTCGGTGGACGAGGTGAAGGACAAGATCTTCCGCAACATCTCCAGCCGCGCGGCCGAGATGATCAAGGAGGACCTGGAGGTCATGGGGCCGGTGCGCCTCTCCGACGTGGAGAAGGCCCAGAGCGAGATCATCAAGATCGTCCGGAAGATGGAGGAGGAGGGGAAGGTGGTCATCGCGGGACGCGGGGCGGAAGATGTCCTCGTCTAA
- a CDS encoding FliH/SctL family protein yields the protein MSSSKIIRKGFETEAYTLEPLGGVLVPSAGQEVFRPIQLGGEEPAPAEEEEEPEAPPAMIAEDEALKRIQQAHAEGMRKGRQQAEEDLAKVSEALAQALLSTGALRAQLMHDAEEDLLKLSVLIARKVMMREFSLDPGLVAGLVHGAVELAADEGEIVVRLNPEEYQVVAYSPQFQALSRDRKKITLREDPALGPASCLVETVRGNIDAGLDAQLDEIMRRLSEERNARREEEASGD from the coding sequence ATGTCCTCGTCTAAGATCATCAGGAAGGGGTTCGAGACCGAGGCCTACACCCTGGAGCCGCTGGGTGGCGTGCTGGTCCCCTCCGCCGGACAGGAGGTGTTCCGTCCCATCCAGCTGGGGGGGGAGGAGCCCGCTCCGGCCGAGGAAGAGGAGGAACCCGAGGCACCCCCCGCCATGATCGCCGAGGACGAGGCGCTCAAAAGGATCCAGCAGGCGCACGCCGAAGGGATGAGGAAGGGGAGGCAGCAGGCCGAGGAGGATCTCGCCAAGGTGAGCGAGGCGCTGGCCCAGGCGCTCCTCTCCACGGGTGCCCTGCGGGCCCAGCTCATGCACGACGCCGAGGAGGACCTCCTCAAGCTCTCCGTGCTGATCGCGCGCAAGGTGATGATGCGCGAGTTCTCCCTGGACCCGGGGCTCGTCGCCGGCCTGGTGCACGGCGCGGTGGAGCTTGCCGCGGACGAGGGTGAGATCGTGGTGCGGCTCAACCCGGAGGAGTACCAGGTGGTGGCATACTCGCCGCAGTTCCAGGCGCTCTCCCGGGACCGGAAGAAGATCACGCTGCGCGAGGACCCGGCGCTCGGGCCGGCGAGCTGCCTGGTCGAGACGGTGCGGGGGAACATCGACGCCGGTCTGGACGCCCAGCTCGACGAGATCATGCGCCGGCTCTCCGAGGAGAGGAACGCGCGGCGGGAGGAAGAGGCAAGTGGGGATTGA
- the fliI gene encoding flagellar protein export ATPase FliI produces MPVVEAAKPVRFHGKVTQVVGLVIEGYCPETAVGSVCEVHSEGHPPIPAEVVGFRENKTLLMPLGELRGVGLGSVISVRREKAALGVGPALLGRVIDGLGEPIDDKGPIEVADEYPIYALPVNPMKRRPIRKPLNLGIRAINGLLTCGEGQRVGIMAGSGVGKSTLLGMIARYTEADVNVIALIGERGRELREFIEKDLQAEGLRKSVVVVATSDQPPLVRMRGAYIATTIAEYFQAQGKKVLLMMDSATRFAMAMREVGLAIGEPPTTKGYTPSVFAALPRLLERTGNFQGGSITGLYTVLVEGDDFNEPISDAMRSILDGHIILTRELAARNIYPPIDLLNSASRVMSDVTSREHRALAGQFKETLATYRQAEDMINIGAYKAGSNPKIDLAISRMDQMVAYLKQDVADQVTFEESIEALARIFGTGSLND; encoded by the coding sequence ATGCCGGTGGTCGAGGCGGCCAAGCCGGTCCGCTTCCACGGCAAGGTCACCCAGGTGGTGGGGCTGGTCATCGAGGGGTACTGCCCGGAGACCGCGGTGGGGAGCGTCTGCGAGGTCCATTCCGAGGGGCATCCCCCCATTCCCGCCGAGGTGGTCGGTTTCCGCGAGAACAAGACCCTGCTGATGCCGCTTGGCGAGCTGCGCGGCGTGGGACTGGGGAGCGTGATCTCGGTCCGGCGCGAGAAGGCGGCTTTGGGGGTCGGGCCCGCCCTTTTGGGACGGGTCATCGACGGGCTGGGGGAGCCGATCGACGACAAGGGTCCCATCGAGGTGGCGGACGAGTACCCGATCTACGCCCTCCCGGTGAACCCCATGAAAAGGCGCCCGATAAGGAAGCCCCTGAACCTCGGCATCCGCGCCATCAACGGTCTTCTGACCTGCGGCGAGGGGCAGAGGGTCGGCATCATGGCAGGCTCCGGCGTCGGCAAGTCGACGCTTCTCGGGATGATCGCCCGCTACACCGAGGCCGACGTCAACGTGATCGCCCTGATCGGCGAGCGCGGCCGGGAGCTGCGGGAATTCATCGAGAAGGATCTGCAGGCCGAAGGGCTCCGGAAATCGGTCGTGGTGGTGGCGACCTCCGACCAGCCCCCGCTGGTGCGGATGCGCGGCGCCTACATAGCGACCACCATCGCCGAGTACTTCCAGGCCCAGGGGAAGAAGGTGCTCCTGATGATGGACTCCGCCACCCGTTTCGCCATGGCGATGCGCGAGGTGGGGTTGGCCATCGGCGAGCCCCCCACCACCAAGGGGTACACCCCGAGCGTGTTCGCCGCGCTCCCGAGGCTTTTGGAGCGGACCGGCAACTTCCAGGGGGGGAGCATCACCGGCCTCTACACGGTACTTGTCGAGGGGGACGACTTCAACGAGCCGATCTCCGACGCCATGCGCAGCATCCTGGACGGGCACATCATCCTGACCCGCGAGCTGGCCGCGAGGAACATCTATCCTCCCATCGACCTGTTGAACAGCGCGAGCCGCGTCATGAGCGACGTGACCAGCAGGGAGCACCGGGCGCTCGCAGGGCAGTTCAAGGAGACCCTGGCCACCTACCGCCAGGCCGAGGACATGATCAACATCGGCGCCTACAAGGCCGGCAGCAACCCGAAGATCGACCTCGCCATATCCCGGATGGACCAGATGGTCGCCTACCTGAAGCAGGACGTGGCGGACCAGGTCACCTTCGAGGAGTCGATCGAGGCTCTGGCGCGGATCTTCGGGACGGGAAGTCTGAACGATTAG
- the fliJ gene encoding flagellar export protein FliJ, with protein sequence MAGQEFRLEQVLKFRKEVEKMHQLELAAAKQQHESARERLKNEKAMMEQLEQEYAQRQMKGIEAKDLQLYGNFSRRKSHEIQQLRESLVTLEKAVQEKREALLAAAKEKKALEVFKEKKMRDLRMEQLNRERAFLDEIAVQGRGHK encoded by the coding sequence ATGGCAGGACAGGAATTCAGGCTCGAACAGGTGCTCAAGTTCCGCAAGGAAGTGGAGAAGATGCACCAGCTGGAACTCGCGGCGGCGAAGCAGCAGCACGAGAGCGCCAGGGAGCGGCTGAAGAACGAGAAGGCCATGATGGAGCAGCTGGAGCAGGAATACGCCCAGCGCCAGATGAAGGGGATCGAGGCCAAGGACCTGCAGCTTTACGGGAACTTCTCGCGCAGGAAAAGCCACGAGATCCAGCAGTTGCGGGAAAGCCTCGTGACGCTCGAGAAGGCGGTCCAGGAAAAGCGCGAGGCGCTTTTGGCTGCGGCCAAGGAGAAGAAGGCGCTCGAGGTATTCAAGGAGAAGAAGATGCGCGACCTGCGCATGGAACAGTTGAACCGCGAAAGGGCCTTCCTGGACGAGATAGCCGTGCAGGGGAGGGGGCATAAGTGA
- a CDS encoding flagellar hook-length control protein FliK: protein MMVQNAAFIPDAIPAPAAQSGMATAAAAPGAGVFQQLLQGRQTPAENTARPAPEKTPKTSPRPARAEEKNQATETRGARDGLPAQATHTPAAEKAAVENGKLQARKADPEKETSEPARDAGAEATSGNVAQAGTEQAAPAMPEASATGQAGDAATGTVPETQPDPNPGLVVAMAALESNMAARSEDANAEAGSTALERLQALQQGARREPAATGDGVESGAQPELPQQAAPQRNQQQQTTTGTAGIALGQKAEPAELSQVVYSTCATEGAQVEKPQAPAAQGGAERQQGPGQLPDAAKTAVAPGQTVATAHLAAKETGAGRFVAMPVRKQAEPATATGPATTPATAGEESAPAQQEAALPQDATEQVQAPTPEASAATAATAAKSSGATVAPAKAEAAASELKTQPEKQGAPEQQGAPEQQGAPGQAAEQAPQAPRKDAHGEAVTGKQVREAAQAQQGNVSTAPGEELSGTKNATTATAKPVPEAGAVREMSGGQSEQGQSHQKGEQSQNGQMLGAGLTAQAAPAEVAQAETRQAGGKSFLHESILSQVREGVVTHDGKGNGQMSIRLNPGELGELKIQLRMENNRLNVEVQADNRMVKDLLMSNLDSLRESLSGKNLTMEGFNVSTGGGGFNAPLNEERGNQQQHQPQRFARGAGYDGQDAPRVNYLTAEVNNLLDVRF from the coding sequence ATGATGGTTCAAAACGCAGCATTCATTCCAGACGCCATCCCGGCCCCAGCGGCGCAGAGCGGGATGGCGACGGCAGCGGCGGCCCCCGGCGCAGGGGTGTTCCAGCAGCTGCTGCAGGGGAGACAAACCCCGGCGGAGAACACGGCACGGCCGGCGCCGGAGAAGACCCCGAAGACCTCCCCACGCCCCGCCAGGGCGGAGGAGAAAAACCAGGCAACGGAAACCCGTGGCGCGCGAGACGGCCTCCCGGCCCAGGCCACGCATACACCGGCGGCTGAAAAGGCGGCGGTGGAAAACGGCAAGCTCCAGGCCCGCAAGGCGGATCCCGAAAAGGAGACATCCGAACCGGCGCGGGACGCCGGGGCGGAGGCCACTTCGGGGAACGTTGCGCAGGCGGGGACGGAGCAGGCGGCACCGGCGATGCCGGAAGCTTCGGCTACCGGTCAGGCGGGCGATGCGGCGACCGGGACGGTCCCGGAGACGCAGCCCGATCCCAACCCGGGCCTTGTCGTGGCCATGGCGGCTCTAGAGTCGAACATGGCGGCAAGGAGCGAGGATGCCAACGCGGAAGCAGGCTCGACCGCGCTGGAAAGGCTCCAGGCCCTGCAGCAGGGCGCGCGCCGGGAACCCGCAGCGACGGGGGACGGCGTGGAGAGCGGTGCACAACCGGAGCTGCCGCAGCAGGCAGCGCCACAGCGGAACCAGCAGCAACAGACCACCACCGGCACGGCCGGTATCGCTCTCGGCCAGAAGGCGGAGCCGGCGGAGCTTTCACAGGTGGTTTACTCTACGTGCGCGACAGAAGGAGCGCAGGTCGAGAAGCCCCAGGCGCCGGCGGCGCAGGGGGGGGCGGAGCGGCAGCAAGGCCCGGGGCAACTCCCCGATGCCGCGAAAACCGCCGTCGCCCCCGGTCAGACGGTGGCAACCGCACATCTCGCGGCGAAGGAGACCGGTGCGGGGCGCTTCGTAGCCATGCCGGTCAGGAAGCAGGCGGAGCCCGCGACGGCGACCGGTCCTGCCACAACCCCGGCAACGGCCGGGGAGGAGAGTGCGCCGGCACAGCAGGAAGCGGCACTACCGCAGGACGCAACGGAGCAGGTGCAGGCGCCGACACCGGAAGCGTCAGCCGCGACAGCAGCGACAGCAGCGAAGAGCAGCGGCGCGACGGTCGCCCCGGCCAAGGCGGAGGCGGCAGCGTCGGAGCTGAAGACACAACCGGAAAAGCAGGGTGCACCGGAACAGCAGGGCGCACCGGAACAGCAGGGCGCACCGGGGCAGGCGGCGGAGCAGGCTCCACAGGCGCCGCGCAAGGACGCGCACGGTGAGGCCGTTACCGGTAAGCAGGTCCGGGAGGCGGCGCAGGCCCAGCAGGGGAACGTCTCCACTGCACCGGGAGAGGAGCTTTCCGGCACCAAGAATGCAACGACGGCAACTGCCAAGCCGGTCCCCGAAGCAGGGGCGGTGCGGGAGATGTCGGGCGGCCAAAGCGAGCAGGGACAATCGCACCAGAAGGGTGAGCAGAGCCAGAACGGCCAGATGCTCGGCGCGGGATTGACGGCGCAGGCAGCCCCTGCCGAAGTGGCGCAGGCGGAAACCAGGCAGGCGGGCGGCAAGAGCTTCCTGCACGAAAGCATCCTTTCCCAGGTGAGGGAAGGGGTGGTGACGCACGACGGCAAGGGGAACGGCCAGATGAGCATCAGGCTGAACCCGGGCGAGCTGGGAGAGCTGAAGATCCAGCTCCGCATGGAGAACAACCGGCTCAACGTGGAGGTACAGGCGGACAACCGCATGGTCAAGGACCTCCTGATGAGCAACCTCGACTCGCTGCGCGAATCCCTTTCCGGCAAGAACCTCACCATGGAAGGGTTCAACGTCTCTACCGGCGGTGGCGGGTTCAACGCCCCCCTCAACGAGGAGCGGGGCAACCAGCAGCAGCACCAGCCCCAAAGGTTCGCCAGGGGCGCAGGGTACGACGGGCAGGATGCACCCCGGGTCAATTATCTGACGGCCGAGGTCAACAACCTGCTGGACGTGAGATTCTAG
- a CDS encoding flagellar hook assembly protein FlgD → MITDATSAATTTSAAAAMKKATGMNKDDFLKLFVTQLQNQDPLNPQDGTQFISQLAQLTQVEQAYNTNTNLQSLLSQGSNAGTLAAVSLIGKQVEAPGSQVELTPGSGAAINYNLGRNAETVTVSVLDANGKVVKTITGGTQSSGNNSVTWDGTDNSGAPLTPGAYSFSVSAKDASGTAISTTGLVRGKVNGVDMSGSTPVLSVGALKLNLTDVTSVTEGV, encoded by the coding sequence ATGATAACCGACGCAACATCAGCAGCAACAACGACGTCAGCCGCGGCCGCGATGAAGAAGGCGACGGGAATGAACAAGGACGATTTTCTGAAGCTGTTCGTGACCCAGCTGCAGAACCAGGACCCCCTGAACCCTCAGGACGGCACCCAGTTCATCTCGCAGCTCGCCCAGTTGACCCAGGTCGAACAGGCCTACAACACCAACACCAACCTGCAGAGCCTGCTGAGCCAGGGAAGCAACGCCGGCACCCTCGCGGCGGTTTCGCTGATCGGCAAGCAGGTTGAGGCTCCCGGTTCCCAGGTGGAGCTCACACCGGGGAGCGGCGCCGCCATCAACTACAACCTGGGGAGGAACGCGGAAACCGTGACCGTCTCCGTCCTCGATGCCAACGGCAAGGTGGTGAAGACCATCACCGGCGGCACCCAGAGCTCGGGCAACAACAGCGTCACCTGGGACGGCACCGACAACTCCGGTGCGCCCCTCACCCCCGGCGCCTACAGCTTCAGCGTCTCCGCCAAGGACGCCTCGGGGACCGCCATTTCCACCACGGGTCTCGTGCGCGGGAAGGTGAACGGCGTCGACATGTCCGGCAGCACCCCGGTACTTTCCGTAGGGGCGCTGAAACTCAACCTGACCGATGTCACCTCGGTGACCGAGGGAGTCTAA
- a CDS encoding TIGR02530 family flagellar biosynthesis protein yields the protein MIDNSILFPQPIQAPVKPNQTANKPAAKGTGSGTPFAQVLDQKLPGQPVKLSQHAQERLKSRGITLSDADMKQLEGAVDSVAQKGGRESLILMGDAALVVSVKNRTVVTAMDRQGMKGNVFTNIDSAVFF from the coding sequence ATGATCGACAACAGCATCTTGTTTCCCCAACCGATCCAGGCGCCGGTCAAGCCGAACCAGACCGCCAACAAGCCGGCCGCGAAAGGCACGGGGAGCGGCACCCCCTTCGCCCAGGTCCTGGACCAGAAACTCCCGGGGCAGCCGGTCAAGCTCTCGCAGCACGCGCAGGAGCGGCTTAAATCCCGCGGCATCACCCTCTCCGACGCCGACATGAAGCAGCTGGAAGGGGCGGTGGACAGCGTGGCGCAAAAGGGAGGCCGGGAATCGCTGATCCTGATGGGGGACGCGGCCCTTGTGGTGAGCGTCAAAAACCGGACAGTGGTGACCGCCATGGATCGCCAGGGGATGAAAGGAAACGTTTTCACCAACATCGACTCGGCAGTATTTTTCTAA
- a CDS encoding flagellar hook-basal body protein → MSVTSALFTGVTGLIQNGEAMNVIGNNISNVNTVGFKGARTLFSDMLSQNIGGGSQIGKGVQMQAVQNVFSQGSTQSSENVTDLAIQGTSFFALKPPTAASPVATQNSAFLSRAGAFQVDNNLTLVNPDGYQVLDTQGNPIKFVNSGAAPTTDFGKIISIDNSGLITYLATDGITQNYYNTSGAVGVAATPANSATVQRLAVITASDPTALSKMGGSLYQATADAGVSGAAFSLAANKPNGVSEKILSNTLEQSNVDMASEFVKMIITQRAYSANSKTITTTDQMTQEVLQLIR, encoded by the coding sequence ATGAGTGTTACTTCCGCATTGTTTACCGGCGTTACCGGCCTGATCCAAAACGGCGAAGCGATGAACGTCATCGGCAACAACATCTCCAACGTCAACACGGTAGGTTTCAAGGGGGCCAGAACCCTCTTTTCTGACATGCTGTCCCAGAACATCGGCGGCGGTTCCCAGATCGGCAAGGGCGTGCAGATGCAGGCGGTGCAGAACGTGTTCAGCCAGGGCTCGACCCAGAGCTCGGAGAACGTGACCGACCTCGCCATACAAGGGACCAGCTTCTTCGCCCTTAAGCCGCCGACCGCGGCCTCCCCGGTGGCGACCCAGAATTCCGCCTTCCTCTCCCGCGCCGGCGCCTTCCAGGTAGACAACAACCTGACCCTGGTGAACCCGGACGGCTACCAGGTGCTGGACACCCAGGGTAACCCGATCAAGTTCGTGAACAGCGGCGCGGCGCCGACCACCGACTTCGGCAAGATCATCAGCATCGACAACTCCGGCCTGATCACCTACCTCGCCACCGACGGCATCACCCAGAACTACTACAACACCTCCGGCGCCGTGGGCGTAGCGGCCACCCCCGCCAACTCCGCTACCGTGCAGCGCCTCGCCGTGATCACCGCATCCGACCCTACCGCGCTCAGCAAGATGGGGGGCTCCCTGTACCAGGCGACGGCGGATGCCGGCGTTTCCGGGGCCGCCTTCTCCCTGGCCGCCAACAAGCCCAACGGCGTGAGCGAGAAGATCCTCTCCAACACCCTCGAACAGAGCAACGTCGACATGGCGAGCGAGTTCGTCAAGATGATCATCACCCAGCGGGCCTACTCGGCCAACTCCAAGACCATCACCACCACGGACCAGATGACGCAGGAAGTTCTGCAGCTGATCCGCTAG
- a CDS encoding flagellar basal body-associated FliL family protein — protein MAEPAKPQETPEKNNKKLFIIIGAVVAVLAIGGAAAFFMGGSKKEKAPEGAKVEAKAEGGGEHGAPAKGGEGAAAGGGTVYPLEPFIVNIYDGQELRYLKIKVEFEMANPQAKAELDAKLAPLRDAILILLTTKTMQEIQDLQGKNQLREQILAAVSKVVPPSKVTKVYFTDFVVQ, from the coding sequence ATGGCCGAACCGGCGAAGCCGCAAGAGACCCCGGAAAAGAACAACAAGAAGCTCTTCATCATCATCGGCGCCGTGGTAGCGGTCCTTGCCATCGGGGGGGCGGCAGCCTTCTTCATGGGGGGGAGCAAGAAGGAGAAGGCGCCGGAAGGCGCCAAGGTCGAGGCCAAGGCGGAAGGTGGCGGCGAACACGGCGCGCCCGCCAAGGGAGGTGAGGGCGCGGCTGCCGGCGGCGGCACCGTCTATCCCCTGGAGCCTTTCATCGTCAACATCTACGACGGCCAGGAACTCCGTTACCTGAAGATCAAGGTAGAGTTCGAGATGGCCAACCCGCAGGCGAAGGCGGAGCTCGACGCGAAGCTCGCCCCGCTGCGGGACGCGATCCTGATCCTTTTGACCACCAAGACCATGCAGGAGATCCAGGACCTGCAGGGGAAAAACCAGCTGCGCGAGCAGATCCTCGCCGCGGTCTCCAAGGTGGTCCCCCCCAGCAAGGTAACCAAGGTGTATTTCACCGACTTCGTGGTGCAGTAA